The Streptomyces sp. HSG2 genome has a segment encoding these proteins:
- a CDS encoding carbonic anhydrase — MTTSASAPADRDATPTDDGSVTDRLVAANERYSAEFTDPGMDARPVRRVAVVACMDARLDLHAALGLNLGDCHTIRNAGGVVTDDVIRSLTISQRALGTRAVVLIHHTGCGLESLTEEFRHDLEMEVGQRPAWAVESFRDVDQDVRQSVRRVRTSPFLLHTDDVRGFVFDVKTGLLREVETV, encoded by the coding sequence ATGACGACTTCTGCATCGGCCCCCGCCGACCGGGACGCCACCCCGACCGACGACGGTTCCGTCACCGATCGCCTCGTCGCGGCCAACGAGCGCTACTCCGCGGAGTTCACCGACCCGGGGATGGACGCGCGCCCCGTGCGCCGGGTCGCCGTGGTCGCGTGCATGGACGCGCGCCTCGACCTGCACGCCGCGCTCGGCCTGAACCTCGGAGACTGTCACACGATCCGCAACGCGGGCGGCGTCGTCACCGACGACGTCATCCGCTCCCTGACCATCAGCCAGCGAGCCCTGGGGACCCGGGCGGTGGTCCTGATCCACCACACCGGCTGCGGCCTGGAGTCCCTCACCGAGGAGTTCCGCCACGACCTGGAGATGGAGGTCGGCCAGCGTCCCGCCTGGGCCGTGGAGTCCTTCCGGGACGTGGACCAGGACGTCCGACAGTCCGTGCGGCGCGTGCGCACCTCGCCCTTCCTTCTCCACACCGACGACGTGCGCGGCTTCGTCTTCGACGTGAAGACGGGTCTGTTGCGCGAGGTGGAGACCGTCTGA
- a CDS encoding MoxR family ATPase, with translation MPTRDHAGTGADPAPVIERVRRSVEGVIEGKPEVVRLALTVLLAEGHLLIEDVPGVGKTMLAKALARSVDCSVRRVQFTPDLLPSDITGVSIWDRRRQEFEFKPGAIFAQVVIGDEINRASPKTQSALLESMEERQVTIDGRTHRLPSPFLVVATQNPVEMEGTYPLPEAQRDRFMARVSMGYPSPEAELRMLDTHGGASPLDDLRPVAHAEDIVKLIDTVRGVHVAESLRRYTVELVSATRAHPDLGLGASPRATLHLLRAAKATAFLDGREYVTPDDVQTLAVAVLAHRLLPTAQALLERRTSEEVVREIVLRTPIPATAEHTTGRRAREDGPESRPRRPR, from the coding sequence GTGCCCACGCGGGACCACGCGGGCACGGGAGCCGACCCGGCCCCGGTGATCGAGCGGGTGCGCCGCTCCGTGGAGGGGGTGATCGAGGGCAAACCCGAGGTCGTGCGACTCGCCCTGACCGTCCTGCTCGCCGAGGGACACCTCCTGATCGAGGACGTCCCCGGCGTGGGCAAGACGATGCTGGCCAAGGCCCTGGCCCGGTCGGTCGACTGCTCCGTGCGTCGGGTGCAGTTCACACCCGACCTGTTGCCCTCCGACATCACCGGGGTCTCCATCTGGGATCGGCGTCGCCAGGAGTTCGAGTTCAAACCCGGCGCGATCTTCGCCCAGGTGGTGATCGGCGACGAGATCAACCGAGCCTCCCCCAAGACCCAGTCCGCACTGCTGGAGTCGATGGAGGAACGCCAGGTCACGATCGACGGGCGGACCCACCGACTGCCCAGCCCCTTCCTCGTCGTCGCGACCCAGAACCCCGTCGAGATGGAGGGCACCTACCCGCTCCCGGAGGCGCAGCGGGACCGCTTCATGGCGCGCGTCTCGATGGGATACCCCTCCCCGGAAGCCGAGTTGCGCATGCTCGACACGCACGGTGGCGCGAGCCCCCTGGACGACCTGCGGCCGGTCGCCCACGCGGAGGACATCGTCAAGCTGATCGACACCGTGCGCGGGGTGCACGTGGCCGAGTCCCTCCGGCGCTACACGGTCGAACTGGTCTCCGCCACCCGCGCGCACCCCGACCTCGGACTCGGCGCCTCGCCGCGCGCCACGCTGCACCTGCTGCGCGCGGCGAAGGCCACGGCCTTCCTGGACGGCCGGGAGTACGTCACCCCGGACGACGTCCAGACCCTCGCGGTGGCCGTCCTGGCCCATCGTCTGCTGCCCACGGCCCAGGCCCTGCTCGAACGCCGTACCTCGGAGGAGGTCGTCCGGGAGATCGTCCTGCGCACTCCGATCCCCGCGACCGCGGAGCACACGACCGGCCGCCGTGCGCGCGAGGACGGCCCCGAATCCCGACCCCGGAGGCCCCGCTGA
- the rsmH gene encoding 16S rRNA (cytosine(1402)-N(4))-methyltransferase RsmH yields MIQSRHVPVMLQRCLDLLAPALTRPGAVVVDCTLGLGGHGEALLARFPEARLVALDRDREALRLSAERLAPYGGRATLVHAVYDELPEVLDRLGVPRVQGVLFDLGVSSMQLDEAGRGFAYSQDAPLDMRMDQTTGISAAEVLNTYPPGDLVRLLRVYGEEKQAKRIVAAVVREREREPFTTSARLVQLIRDALPQAAKRTGGNPAKRTFQALRIEVNGELAVLERAVPAAVKRLAVGGRIAVLSYHSLEDRLVKQVFAAGSADTAPPGIPVVPERYAPRLKLLTRGAELPTEEEIVENRRAAPARLRGAERVREDVE; encoded by the coding sequence TTGATCCAGAGTCGACACGTTCCGGTGATGCTCCAGCGGTGCCTTGACTTGTTGGCGCCCGCGCTCACCCGACCCGGAGCCGTGGTCGTCGACTGCACCCTGGGCTTGGGCGGTCACGGCGAAGCCCTGCTCGCCCGCTTCCCCGAGGCCCGACTCGTCGCGCTCGACCGGGACCGGGAGGCCCTGCGTCTCTCTGCGGAGCGGCTCGCCCCGTACGGAGGCCGGGCGACCCTCGTGCACGCCGTGTACGACGAACTGCCCGAGGTTCTCGACCGGCTCGGCGTCCCCCGGGTCCAAGGCGTCCTCTTCGACCTCGGGGTCTCCTCGATGCAGCTCGACGAGGCGGGACGCGGCTTCGCCTACTCCCAGGACGCGCCGCTCGACATGCGCATGGACCAGACCACCGGCATCAGCGCGGCGGAGGTCCTCAACACCTATCCGCCGGGGGACCTGGTCCGCCTCCTGAGGGTGTACGGCGAGGAGAAGCAGGCCAAGCGGATCGTCGCCGCCGTCGTCCGGGAGCGCGAGCGGGAGCCGTTCACCACCAGCGCTCGACTCGTGCAACTGATCCGCGACGCGCTGCCGCAGGCCGCCAAGCGCACCGGCGGCAACCCGGCCAAGCGCACCTTCCAGGCTCTCCGTATCGAGGTCAACGGGGAGCTGGCGGTGTTGGAGCGGGCCGTCCCCGCCGCCGTGAAGAGGCTGGCCGTCGGCGGACGCATCGCCGTGCTGTCGTACCACTCGCTGGAGGACCGCCTGGTGAAGCAGGTGTTCGCCGCGGGCTCCGCCGACACCGCGCCCCCCGGTATCCCGGTGGTGCCCGAGAGGTACGCCCCCCGACTCAAGCTCCTCACCCGCGGTGCCGAACTTCCCACCGAGGAGGAGATCGTCGAGAATCGGCGGGCGGCGCCGGCGCGGCTGCGTGGCGCGGAGCGTGTCAGGGAGGACGTCGAGTGA